In the Arachis stenosperma cultivar V10309 chromosome 8, arast.V10309.gnm1.PFL2, whole genome shotgun sequence genome, ACTACACAAGCAAGAGAACAAAAAATAGATGAGATAAAACAATAATGCAGGACAAGTAAAAACTGACATATTATACTTAATGAACAATTTCAATAAAGAATTCAATGATGGTGGCAATGAATATGAAAATAACTGATTAGATACATTGTAAATAAGATTCAAACAAGTATTGTGAATCATATTTTCTGtgattaaataaaacaaattacatagaaatttattcaataattacaTATAGAAAGTGTACACACTATATAACATAGAAAGATATCATGGAAAATATATAACTTAAATTGAAGTATGTTCTATGAATTTgccttttcttttctcctttatggaatgaaaataattttcttcTATGAACAACCGATAATTCTATTACATCTTGTCTTCATTTTCGTATTTAAGGCTGTCAtgataaatataattttcacGATAATTCTATTACAAAAGTCACTTATTCTCGTTCATCAAAAAGAGGCAATAATAACATtaataaaacaaatttttattactGCCATCATGTAAATACAACACAGCAAGTTAATTGGAGTAATTGTGTAAATACTTAACAACCTAATGAGTATCAAATACTATGTCTATAATCTAATTAGTGTCAAGCTCTTCTTTTTCAATGACAaccaaataaaatatgaaaaagaagtAATCATTAATAAAGGtataaaattacctaaaaatattttataactattttttatggatcaaatacttttaaaattcttttacaTATCTGTTTAAAAAGATACATCTTTTCTACCAAAAGTCTCTTCGGCATAGTCATCAAGACTTTAGATAAAATCTAGTTCACCGTCCCCTTCGGCATTGCCATCAAGGCCGGAGAActagaaaatcaaatattattaataaaaaggTTATAAATCACAATTACATCTATAATGATCATCCTACCTACATCATTattttttcaaacatatcttccGGTCATTGTTCATTTACAAAACTAGCTAACAATTAACTCGAACTAGATATGTGCAACCTAAATAAAAATCTTTAGACCATTTACATGTTCTTCCTCCTTTAAGCAAATCCTCCATCCGTTAAAAAGCTTGAATTAGGGCACACTTTCTACattgaaaaacaattaaaatagTGTAACTATTATgaataataacttaaaagattttaaaatagccaattaaatattttttatattagtagAAATTGAATTAAACAAAGTAATTGAGAGTAAAGAAATGACTTACGATGATCAAATTACATCAAAAATGCTTTTCCTTAACTTTTTTCCTTTAGCTAATTCTTCTTGATGTAAAAAATGTTTCTGAGCATGACTGGAAATTTGACTAGGAGTTTTTGTTTTTACATAATATTCTGAAATTCTTTTCCAGTGTGAACCTTCTTTTTGGTACCCTCTAAGAAATAACCTAccaaaatatgatttttgaaataactattaacaaattttatactaaaaatttttaaacaaaaacaTAAACTATTTAATTAGTAACGATATTTTTAGATatcaaacaattttttttttcttttttgattttTAGTCCAACTAGAAACCTTATTATGCCGACCACGgtcaaaacaaaataaatttagcAATCAATAAAAATTACTTTAGAATTCGCTCAAATTAGTAGTTATTGATGCATAAAAACACTGATGTATGCAAGCTTTAATTAACAAGAGAGCGTTGAAGTCGATCTTGCAAAAAGGAGGTGCTAGACTTATATATTGTAGACAACATACAATCATCACGGACAAGTTAGAGATATATCTAATTCAAGAGAATTGCTTCTATATGTTGATATTAGTTGcttcacattttttttttttgtaaataccaatattcaattaaataataaataaataaataaataaataagagataaaaagaAGTAATATAATAACAAATACCTATGTTCATCTTCGGTCCAATGATATCCTGTCTTTGTTGGTGCTGCCTCCTCTTGTTCAGTTGGCACTACCTCCTCCTCTGCAGCTGGCACGAGCTCCTCCCTGCCATgataataaacaaaatattaaaaagttcattgtttaTTAGGTttgttcataaaaaataaaaaaaaagaatatagaATAAGTAAACAGAAATAAAGAATACTAGAAATAAACCTTGCTAAATAAGAAGGGAATTATTAAACTACTCTTTCACCTTACCCCATAACAacaataaagttgtgatccacaaattcagcccaatagaatatataaatttaattacaattttagTCTAAACTACTCTTCCATTTTAGTCCCTGACAACAATAAAGAGGTCTCATGGCCCAAATTCAGCCTaacaaaatacataaatttaattctaatttgttttgtgattttagattaaaaaaattgtaattgaaTTTATGTATTCTGTTGAGTTGAATTTGTGGGACACTAGActtttttattgttgtcatgGATTAAGGTTGAAGAATAATTTAATAAGAATGAAAATATTGAGAATACCGACCCGTGATGATGATGAGTGGAATAAGGgtgtgatggtggtggtggtgtaaTGGTGTTGTTGCATTGATAGGGATGGAGAGAGGGTTGTGTTCCATCATGATGGTCATGTTATTGATGTCGTTCATCAGCTTCTGAAAGCGTTCTTGCAGCTGTGTCGGGGTCCTGCCGGGGAGACGAGCAGCCACGTCCTCCCAGCGGTTCTGGATATCATCCTGAAAACAACTGGTAATAATTGACTCAAATGCTTTATTCTCCTCCCAAGTCCAGACCGGAGGTTGAGGTTGAGGATGAGCACCGACATTGGGAATCAGCTCTAACATGTTCCTACTGGTATCCCACTCAGTCTGAGGCTGAGGTGGTGGATAACCACACGTGTCAGCGAAAAACTCATCCGTCAGCGTCCTTACTATATCCGTCTGAGATTGAGGGTGAGACTGAAGTGGTTGATTACCACACACGTCAATGGCACGTGACTGAGACTGAGACTGAGACTGAAGTGGTTGAGAACCAGATAATGGGCTTCCCCAATAGTACTCTGTCCTCTTCATAACTTCCGGGAAACACGAATTAATAACTGGCTGAGGTGGTTCATTACCACTCACGTCCATGGCACATGGCTCAGGCTGAGACTGAAGTGGTTGGCTTCCCCAGTAGTGCTCTGTCCTCTTCATAGCTTCCGGGAAACACGAATCAATAACCGGCTGAGGTGGTTGATTACCACTCACGTCCATGGCACACGGCTCACCTACATTGTTTTCGTCCCCATTCCAGACGGGCTCAGGCAGAGGCGGACACTCAAACTGAAACTGCGGTGCTTCATCGACATCAAAGTCTATCATATCCCACGGATTCATCATTGCAGAATCTGATTGCTCTTcactccttcttcttcttcttctcttcttcgtGTTCTCCTTGTTGTCGTTCCAAGAACGAGGTGGTTGATTATCCAACTGCTCTGTCATATTCCTTTTATCTGAGTGCAGGTTGGACTGAGGTTGAGGTTGAAGTGGTTGATGACCACCGACGTCGCCGGCAATCAGCTCTAACATCTTCTCCATATCCCAATCCGGCTGGGGCTGAGGCGGCGGATTACCACCCACATTGTCGTCGTCGACAAAAAGCTCTGCCTCTATCATCCTCAACACATCTGCCTCTATCGTCGTCGACAAAAACCGAAACTGCGGTGCTTCATCCTCGGCATCAAAGTCTATCATATCGCACGGGTCTCTGATATCCCATGGATTCATCATTGCAAAATCTGATTGCTCGTcactcattcttcttcttctctttcttcttcttctttcttggtttcctatttcttcttcttcttctctttcttgattttctcttcttcttctttcttggatTCCTATTTTTAGatatagtatttatttatttatataagcTTCACTTTCTAAAATAGAGTGTgtcaatttaatttatattatattaaaaattttgttttaataaatataattttaaatgttaaaCGGGATTGAAGCTCAAAGAGAAGAGATTACATAATTGTAACTAATTGGGATAATTGTAACTAATTGGGATAGTATAGTTGACTCATTTAGATTGCAtaagattttctttttttatactCTGTTTCCTCCCTATACAACATACTTTAATTACAAAttatcaatttaaataaaaaataaaaaagttgactctatttaaattttatgcATTCTCAATGCAAAATTCTtctaaaataacaataataattgtaACTAATCGGGATAGTAAATTTCACTcgtttatatttatttatgtaagCTTCACTTTCTAAGATAAAgtgtatttaatatatattaggataaaaattataagatttctttttccaatttcagttttaaaatttcattgtaagaatatttattttttatattatataaatttagatagttttaattaaaacaaaaagcTTTCAAAAGCATCAAAAATTGAGTGTGTCAATTTAATTTACAAGATTAtggataaaaatttaaaaatttcattttaGGATTTCTTATCTTTTTGTATTATGTAAATTTAGATAGttttaattaaaacaaaagACTTTCAGAAGGCATTAAATCttgatttaaaatttgttttaataaatataattttaaatgttaaaccaaaatttaaatataatattgtaGTGACGCAGTTAAAGTAGTAAAATACTGAAGACAGctaatatgaataataatgtACTTAATATTAGTAAACTCAATATTTTACCCACCTCATTCCATTTCCATTTAACTCTATTGAATCATTTTCCAACACATCATTTCCaaaagcttatcaaagattaaGGTGAATAATAAGTTTGAATTCTAAAAAAATGGGTAAATAATTTTACCTTAGTCCAAGAAGAGGTTATAAGAAGAGTGAAACCTTCCTTCGAATCAGTGTATCTGTGAAGCTCTAAATCCAACTCTTGAGCCATCAACAATGCAGCACTAGTGTTTGATAAATTGCACGAAAGAAATGTTgtgagaagaagaggaagatggaGCTTCCTCTTAGTAAAAAATGTTGAGAAATGCAGGATGTGGTTGTTGTGAGGTTCATTGTGAAGAATGCAGGAAGCAGAATTGAAAGAGGGGATTGAGAAGACGGTTCTGGAAGAAGAGTGAAGCAAGTTTTCAAAGCCATTGGAATTGAATTGCAAAGTGTAATGTGTTGGTTTCATTCGCCACAGCTCACAGGGACATGACAACTTTAAGCGCGTTATTTTTATTAGTAGTTTCAACAAATGCCATGTTTGAGGTTTGAAAATTAAACCAAACCGCTTATCGAAGGCTTATCGAACCGTAGAATTAAAtgtttaaaagatttaaaaagatatatattttgtagtttattattttatataataaaataatatattaatatataaaaactatatttttttatctttttgtagTTTATTTTAAACTGATGAGCTGTTAAAATACTATATTAGTTTGATTAGTTAatcgatttttttatttttaattaattttgtgtcAAACAATTTATATTAAACCAAACTAATTTGATGGctaattcttaattaattggGTGGAATTGAATTGCAAAGTCTAATGTGTTAGGTTTCATTGGCAGAGGGAGATCAGAACGTTAAGCGTCGTTAATCAATAATCATTATGTTTGGGTTAAAGGGGAAAAAAAggtaagtaaataaataaaaataaaaattgaactCATCTGTTACCgttatttttattagtaattTATACAAATGTCATGTTTGACCGTTTGAGGTTTGAAAATCGAATGATCGAACCggtaaaattaaatatttaaaagttcaattaaaatttaactaaagttTAATtggatataataaaataatatattaatatatataaaaatatatttttttaaaatatttattttttttgtaatttattattttaaattgattaattGTTAAAATACTATATCAATTTAACTAGTTAAtcgatttttttaatttttaattaattttttgtcaaACAATTTATTAGATCGAACTAATTTAATAGCCAATTCTTAATTAACTGAATAAAACGAATTAATTTTAGtctgatttttaaaaatatgatcatgttaattcatttcaaaaataaaagctcaaaataataagaattttttaataaattttttatagagATTTTTTTATATGTAGAGTTTTAAAAGTTGTAACCAAGgttaatatttgaaaaaaattgaaaataatacaAGTAAAAGTATAAActtatacaaaatatataacCATAcacaagtatatatatatatatatatataggcaAAATAATtcgatttttattttactattaaagAAAAATGTCAAATTTAGggtgatttttttaaaaataaaataaaaaattattattttttaaaattctattttttaactttaatttttaaatatgatttttttttcttttccaaaaCATGTTTGCTGCACCGTGTATCTGTGTAATGGATTTTTTTCATTGTATAATGGAAAAAATTGTGTATTTGTGTATTTCTAGAGTCGATAATGTTAAAAGAAGCCATACTTATTGTTTGTCTATTTTTGTGTACTCCTTATGTATTCTTGCATACGATGATAATGACTTAAAAATTTGAGTTTtatgagttttgaaaaaaaattgaagttgaATTTACTTGAGAAACTCTATAAAAAATACAGAGTTGGCAGGGAGTGAGGTGAATTCGCcctaaataaacaaaaaatcgtatttaaaaaaattaaagttgaaaatatcaggtataaaaaaataatttttttattttatttttgaaaaaaatccaATATAAAACTCTTAGATGAAATGTAAGTTTGAATgtaatattttaatttctaaaattaacatttaatttttaattttattttttataaattatgataatattatgtatttttaacaaCATTATAACTAAatgatattaaaaattattaattgttaaaagagaaaaaaaatgtgatATATAAATAACATAACTAATGAATACAATTagatcaaaaataaaaaaactaaaaaaattacaaaagacattatatattatatttttgtatttttcataCAGATATGTGTCATCTACTTGTACAATTGGTTTGTAGTTTCTTAATGCTCTAATGCAAGGATAAAAGTTTCAAAACACTCACATCATTATCCTAATATTCACTACCACTtcgtgtgtgtttggattacagTTTGTAAACGGGAATttgcataaaattgattttgtaaaCTTGATTTTGATCAAAAGTAAGTTTGTATTaaagtgatttatgtttggtaatttttgtatcaaaatggattatagtaaaataaatgttgtttggtttataccattcaaaatcacttttagataaaaaattactaaaatggacatcaacttaaatttttttatattatcctattattttaatttagatatttaaatacatcttattagttaattttataataaaattcatatttacttactaaaataaaaataacatataaaaatagataaaatatatttttaaataaaaataaaaatatataaattatatatatatatataaaagaatatttaatcaaatatgtTACATTTTCTAAGTATTAAATGTTACTTTAGTATTTTTTACATCGAACTTTTATTCTAGTACTCTCAAtaatcttattcttaatattaatttagaattcaacgttcatgattttattattatctatgattaatttttttatttaatttatcttttttaatggaatcataatctatattataaaaaattacactaaAATATAGTATACgagaattataattataaaagagaatactgaaaataataaaaaaaattaaatatttactttACAGTGATTGAAACAAATCTAAAAGTTTTTGATGatctttttatataatatatttttagtatttttggtactcgttttttagtatgttataattttttattattattattatttacagttaattttttgtttaatttactttacctaatagaattaataaattatattataaaaagataataacaaACATAGTACACAAAAATCACAATTATAAAAGTGTATAATGTCAAACAAatagttgaaaaaaaatataaataataaataataaaaaatagaactcatataaatagaaataacaagaattttataaataatacaataacatATACAAATGATAAAGTTGGCAAAACgtaaataaattatttgtatCTATGGCTAAAAGCCAGTTAAGAAAACGCAGAAGCTACAAATAGTTGCTTCTTGTAAACGTGGTTTTGGCAGCAAAATCACTTCTGCGTTTATGAGAAAAAAATTTGCCAAACCAAAAGTTGAAGTTTTCAAGAAATTTAAACGTGCTTCTTTTTTTCAAACGGGTTTTCCAAACACACCCTTCATCCTCTTGGTATGTTTTGGCCAATGAAACCCAACAGATTAGACTTTGCAATTCATTTAGAATAAGACTGGCGTGATATGcggataataaattaattatagtatataataaatattacaaATGACTAtgttttataaatttaaattaaatatatgtaaattaaagttaaatttaaaatgtgtttgtttaaaattatttatagtacaaaagatttgaatattagagttatataaaatgatatttttatttagtggtttgatttttgtatttgttttaGTTGATGGAGTTAGTCTTTTTATGTGACGCTCgtcttcctttttctttattggttattgttagagttgttattttcttctttctatcGTAAATTCTTGTGAAGGCATGTTCTTTATAAATTATTGAGTTATATGCACTTTCTATTGTATTGTTTGttccatttttgcatgtatGTTCTTCTTTCGAAGATGTGTATTAAATTTGTATGGTTTTCTTTCTCCTTAATCTCTTGATGTGCATGTAATTTTCCAATGATTTCTAcaataacaagaacaaaagtgtgtagatttttttaataagttatttttaataataattgaaaTAGTATAAAGTGAAATTACCtgttaatatttttctttgaccCACCATGTTAAATAATATCTCAAGTGATGCAAATTCAAAATAGTGTTAAAAAATGATcaaaattgaatctttaatttctttcacAACAGTTGTGAGTAAAAAATTTACTTTCATTGTATCTTTAATTAGTCTATATAAATCATTTGCatcttcaatttttaaatttttttatagtataaacTTTTGATTCTAGTAACAAATGTTTGAATATGTTCATCATATTTCTCTTCACAATTACATAAAAGAGATGTTCCGTGCAATGTTAGGAAATCATATCATACTTAATAATTAGTGTAAAAAAATGgattacattttttttaagttaatagAAAAGGAACAATAAATAGCATATTGAAAGAAGTATAATTTTAAcgatattaaaatacaattatatataaagtattataaaataatataaaaatataaaaaacaaaaataattaaagtatttttcgtaaattcaatttaaaaatacaataaatatgtttgttttgtactttttcatataatataataatttctAGGTAAAGAAACTCTTATTCATTTGTGGGTATTAATGTTTTTCATAGACGAACCATGCGAACTTTGATAAACCAATTATTTGTTTGTTTGGTGATATTGTCCAAAAAAATGATGCTCCATTGAGTAAGTTTGAGATGTTGTATAGtgcgaaaataaattttttgtgctaATTTTGATGTTATTTGAAGAAATAGTGATAAAAGACTTATATAAGTAGTTCAGATAGTAtgaaatttgaatatttataatgtaaaatttattatgattaatagattattatgacatttgtaatatggatgtttattatatttaataagttatttatagaaattaataaattaattattgaggttataaatttattgtattatttatagatttaattagatattattaatttttaattattgttattggTAATTTTACAacctaatttatatatatttttattactttgtatatttttttgtattttttatttttttactaatttaaaaataatagttgattTGGTAAATTTTTTAGGCATTAGTAAGATGAAAAAATAACGCGGAGAAATCCATCTAGGTTTATATAAAGAATAGATTCCAATGGCTTTTATGACTTGCTCCACTCTTC is a window encoding:
- the LOC130946867 gene encoding uncharacterized protein LOC130946867, which encodes MSDEQSDFAMMNPWDIRDPCDMIDFDAEDEAPQFRFLSTTIEADVLRMIEAELFVDDDNVGGNPPPQPQPDWDMEKMLELIAGDVGGHQPLQPQPQSNLHSDKRNMTEQLDNQPPRSWNDNKENTKKRRRRRRSEEQSDSAMMNPWDMIDFDVDEAPQFQFECPPLPEPVWNGDENNVGEPCAMDVSGNQPPQPVIDSCFPEAMKRTEHYWGSQPLQSQPEPCAMDVSGNEPPQPVINSCFPEVMKRTEYYWGSPLSGSQPLQSQSQSQSRAIDVCGNQPLQSHPQSQTDIVRTLTDEFFADTCGYPPPQPQTEWDTSRNMLELIPNVGAHPQPQPPVWTWEENKAFESIITSCFQDDIQNRWEDVAARLPGRTPTQLQERFQKLMNDINNMTIMMEHNPLSIPINATTPLHHHHHHTLIPLIIITGRSSCQLQRRR